A single genomic interval of Sander lucioperca isolate FBNREF2018 chromosome 9, SLUC_FBN_1.2, whole genome shotgun sequence harbors:
- the LOC116045967 gene encoding 5-beta-cholestane-3-alpha,7-alpha-diol 12-alpha-hydroxylase translates to MGLLLPILLGFLAALIGGLYLLGVFRQRRPGEPPLDKGLIPWLGHVLEFRRNTFKFLERMKQKHGDVFTIQLGGYYFTFLQDPLSFGSFVKESREKLDFRKFSVQLVRRVFGYTPVENEHRILQMYSNKHLQGDGLEAMTQSMMSNLQNLMLHNIGSPADQRTWTEDGLFMYCYNIVFRAGYLSLYGNEPHKSEGSEEKDRAESEALFHEFRKYDQLFPRFAYGVLPPRERLEAQRLLGLFWNTLSIQKMKTKDNISRWVWDIQQGKGEMGIKESMIDRYMFVLLWASQGNTGPSSFWLLLFLMKNSEAMAAVKEEVNTVLKEFGQEVHRGGPLINLTREMLMKTPILDSAVEETLRLTAAPLLTRAVNQDMTFKMADGREYLIRKGDRMAVFPYIAIQVDPEIHSDPHSFKYDRFLNPDRSKKTHFYKAGKKVKYYNMPWGAGVSMCPGRFFATNELKQFVFLMLVYFEFELKNPDEKIPEMDFSRWGFGTMQPDSDIQFRYRLKY, encoded by the coding sequence ATGGGACTGCTGCTGCCGATTCTTCTTGGCTTTCTTGCCGCTCTGATTGGAGGGCTGTACCTTCTCGGGGTGTTTCGACAGCGGCGACCAGGAGAACCCCCTTTGGATAAGGGGCTCATCCCTTGGCTGGGTCATGTCTTAGAGTTTCGCAGGAACACATTTAAGTTCCTAGAGAGGATGAAGCAAAAACACGGTGATGTGTTCACAATACAGCTGGGAGGGTATTACTTTACATTCCTTCAGGACCCTCTATCGTTTGGATCATTTGTTAAGGAGAGTCGAGAAAAACTCGACTTCAGGAAGTTTTCTGTGCAGCTGGTGCGTAGAGTGTTTGGTTACACTCCTGTAGAGAACGAACACAGAATTCTCCAGATGTACAGCAACAAGCATCTTCAGGGGGATGGCCTGGAGGCAATGACACAATCCATGATGAGTAATTTGCAGAACCTGATGTTGCACAACATTGGCTCACCTGCAGACCAAAGAACCTGGACGGAGGATGGACTGTTTATGTACTGCTACAATATTGTTTTCAGGGCTGGCTACTTATCTCTATATGGCAATGAGCCACACAAGTCAGAAGGAAGTGAGGAGAAAGACAGAGCTGAATCAGAAGCCTTATTTCATGAGTTTCGTAAATATGACCAACTCTTCCCCAGGTTTGCTTATGGGGTCCTGCCACCAAGGGAAAGGTTGGAAGCACAGAGGCTCCTGGGACTCTTCTGGAACACTCTGTCAATTCAGAAGATGAAGACCAAGGACAACATTAGTCGCTGGGTGTGGGACATCCAGCAAGGCAAAGGGGAGATGGGTATAAAGGAGTCAATGATAGACAGGTACATGTTTGTGCTTCTTTGGGCCTCTCAGGGCAACACAGGGCCTTCTTCATTCtggctgctcctcttcctcatgaAAAACTCAGAAGCCATGGCAGCAGTAAAGGAAGAGGTAAATACGGTTTTGAAGGAATTTGGGCAAGAAGTCCACCGTGGTGGCCCTTTAATCAACCTGACCCGTGAAATGCTGATGAAAACACCAATCCTGGACAGTGCTGTGGAAGAGACCCTCCGACTCACTGCTGCACCCCTCCTCACCAGAGCAGTAAATCAGGATATGACCTTCAAGATGGCTGATGGGCGGGAATACTTAATCCGCAAGGGTGACAGAATGGCAGTCTTTCCTTACATTGCCATTCAAGTTGACCCAGAGATCCACTCTGACCCACATTCATTCAAATATGACCGCTTTCTCAATCCAGACAGGAgcaagaaaacacatttttacaaagCAGGGAAGAAGGTGAAGTATTACAACATGCCCTGGGGGGCTGGGGTCTCCATGTGCCCTGGGCGTTTCTTTGCCACCAATGAGCTGAAGCAGTTTGTTTTCCTCATGTTGGTTTATTTTGAGTTTGAGCTGAAGAATCCTGATGAGAAGATACCTGAGATGGACTTCAGTCGATGGGGCTTTGGAACGATGCAACCTGACAGCGACATTCAGTTCCGATACAGACTCAAATATTAA